One window of Robiginitalea biformata HTCC2501 genomic DNA carries:
- the trpA gene encoding tryptophan synthase subunit alpha: MKTALPHVSDRLKSTLEKPGKLVSIYFTAGYPELGDTVPILRELQAAGADIVEIGLPFSDPLADGPTIQESSTAALKNGMHTARLFEQLRGIREEIHIPLILMGYFNPVLQFGVEAFCQKCQEVGIDGLILPDLPLEIYQRDYQPYFEAAGLSMVFLISPQTSEKRIRQIDAASGSFIYMVSSASTTGVQDSFGSGQQAYFNRIAGMNLSCPQLVGFGISDAGSFRAATQKAKGAIIGSAFIRLLTEKGIPGIRDFVKGLRG, encoded by the coding sequence ATGAAAACCGCATTACCACACGTATCCGACAGGCTGAAAAGCACCCTGGAAAAACCGGGGAAACTCGTCTCCATCTATTTTACGGCCGGATACCCCGAGCTCGGGGATACCGTCCCGATCCTGCGGGAATTGCAGGCAGCCGGGGCCGATATCGTCGAAATCGGGCTGCCATTCAGCGACCCGCTGGCGGATGGGCCCACCATACAGGAAAGCTCCACGGCAGCTTTAAAAAACGGCATGCACACGGCCCGCCTGTTTGAACAGCTGCGGGGTATCCGGGAAGAAATCCACATCCCGTTGATCCTGATGGGATATTTCAACCCGGTGCTGCAATTCGGGGTGGAGGCGTTTTGCCAAAAATGCCAGGAGGTGGGTATCGACGGGTTGATTTTGCCGGATCTGCCCCTGGAGATCTACCAACGGGATTACCAGCCTTACTTTGAAGCCGCCGGTTTGAGCATGGTGTTTCTGATCAGCCCGCAGACCTCTGAAAAACGGATCCGTCAAATCGACGCGGCTTCCGGCAGTTTCATCTATATGGTGAGCTCGGCGAGCACCACCGGGGTCCAGGACAGTTTCGGCTCGGGGCAACAAGCCTATTTTAACCGGATTGCCGGCATGAACCTCAGCTGCCCGCAATTGGTGGGCTTCGGTATCAGCGACGCCGGGAGTTTCCGGGCTGCCACGCAAAAGGCAAAAGGCGCGATCATCGGATCGGCATTTATCCGGCTCCTCACCGAGAAGGGGATTCCGGGTATCCGCGATTTTGTGAAAGGGTTGAGGGGGTAA
- a CDS encoding M20/M25/M40 family metallo-hydrolase, which yields MKFRLLLLLILFQFSVRGQDEALLKTQVRHTIDELVQFIAIPNDALEHADINRNLTWLTRAFSERGFNTSILPTEEESLFFAALPMEDGKPTLLWYMHFDGQSVDPSQWDQPDPYKVVLKAPSGEGWETRPMSELSDDIPYDWRLFGRSVSDDKGPIIMMLNAIDLLKKQGTSLPYNIKVILDGQEERSSKPLPKAVETYRELLQADYLLIADGPVHYSGNPTVVYGCRGITTMTLTTYGPVLPQHSGHYGNYAPNPNFQLAEILASMKDREGRVLIPGYYDGISLSEAEMDILRSVPDEASLINGNLQIAEPDQVGSFYQEALQYPSLNVRGMGSGWIGSGARTIVPATATAEIDIRLVPETDGKRMKKLVRDHIASLGYRITEQEPDAGMRTTQSHWVRVTESEVTDAFRTPLDNPFGMHLVSLLGETFEKPVVQIRIAGGTVPIAPFVNALDIPAFLLPLVNPDNNQHSPNENLEIGQIAYGLRVFEVILSTPPPGGF from the coding sequence ATGAAATTCCGCCTGCTCCTCCTGCTGATCCTGTTCCAGTTTTCCGTCCGCGGACAGGACGAAGCCCTGCTGAAAACCCAGGTACGGCATACCATCGACGAACTCGTCCAGTTCATCGCCATTCCGAACGACGCCCTGGAACACGCCGATATCAACCGGAACCTCACCTGGCTTACCCGGGCGTTTTCCGAGCGGGGTTTCAACACGAGCATCCTCCCCACCGAAGAAGAGTCCCTGTTCTTTGCCGCCCTGCCCATGGAAGACGGCAAACCCACCCTGCTCTGGTACATGCATTTTGACGGGCAATCCGTGGACCCTTCCCAATGGGACCAGCCGGACCCCTACAAGGTGGTGCTCAAGGCGCCTTCGGGGGAGGGGTGGGAAACCCGGCCGATGAGCGAACTCAGCGACGACATCCCCTACGACTGGCGCCTGTTCGGGCGTTCCGTATCGGATGACAAGGGCCCGATTATCATGATGCTCAACGCCATCGACCTGTTGAAAAAACAGGGAACCTCCCTGCCCTACAACATCAAGGTCATCCTGGACGGGCAGGAGGAGCGCAGCAGCAAGCCTCTGCCCAAAGCAGTGGAAACATACCGGGAACTCCTGCAGGCCGATTACCTGCTGATTGCGGACGGCCCGGTCCACTACTCGGGCAACCCCACCGTGGTATATGGCTGCAGGGGAATAACCACGATGACCCTGACCACCTACGGCCCGGTGCTCCCGCAACACAGCGGCCATTACGGCAATTATGCCCCGAACCCGAATTTCCAGCTGGCGGAGATCCTGGCGAGCATGAAAGACCGGGAAGGACGGGTACTGATCCCGGGATATTACGACGGCATCAGCCTGAGTGAGGCTGAAATGGATATCCTCCGATCCGTCCCGGACGAGGCCTCATTGATCAATGGGAACCTCCAGATCGCCGAACCGGACCAGGTGGGCAGCTTTTACCAGGAAGCCCTGCAATATCCCTCCCTGAACGTTCGCGGCATGGGCTCCGGATGGATCGGATCCGGGGCGCGAACCATCGTACCTGCCACTGCCACAGCCGAAATTGACATTCGCCTGGTCCCTGAAACGGACGGGAAACGGATGAAAAAGCTGGTCAGGGACCACATTGCCAGCCTGGGATACCGGATAACGGAACAGGAGCCGGATGCCGGGATGCGCACTACCCAATCCCATTGGGTGCGGGTTACAGAAAGTGAAGTCACTGATGCGTTCCGCACCCCCCTGGACAACCCTTTCGGGATGCACCTGGTCTCCCTGCTGGGGGAAACCTTTGAAAAACCGGTGGTTCAGATCCGAATTGCAGGGGGTACCGTCCCAATCGCCCCGTTTGTCAACGCCCTGGATATCCCGGCCTTCCTCCTGCCCCTGGTCAATCCGGACAACAATCAGCACAGCCCCAATGAAAATCTGGAAATCGGACAGATCGCCTACGGACTCCGGGTTTTTGAAGTGATCCTCAGCACGCCGCCTCCCGGGGGATTTTAG
- a CDS encoding phosphoenolpyruvate carboxylase, with protein sequence MSQVERLKEFKKSVRNKFNIYNSLFLNLPYTEGENVGIYIPLLFQQCDRGLKSGKNPTEILDDFFENFTQATDEKERIDLMFRIIQYVERQVVLYDSVEDAAFPRLHVHTDSLSIRDYFQLAKKNKRWDKVSKKLESFSARIVLTAHPTQFYTPAVLDIIAELRTLILENKIDEIDVTLQQLGLTSLINSKKPTPLDEAKNIIYTLRHVYYQAVGDLYAYIKGSIENDAYDNPDIIKLGFWPGGDRDGNPYVTADITMDVADELRTTLMKCYYNDLKTLQKRISFRGVQEQMQQLRGKAYVAMFDTSKTLSYEEMIETLREIREILVRDYYGLYLKELDHFIDKVRLFKTHFATLDIRQDHSKHYQVVETVLRHHGLIKESLDELPEERLVELLTRESLELDPSAYDDPIVKDTLVNMAQLEEIQRKNGEDGCNRYIISNSEDIFSVLFVFGLLRWSGWKNRDLTFDIIPLFETMKGMAEAESVMQTLFDLPEYRAHVAQRRDLQTIMLGFSDGTKDGGYLKANWSIFKTKETLSRVCRRNKIKAIFFDGRGGPPARGGGKTHRFYAAQTKAIANHEIQLTVQGQTITSTFGTKELFMHNSEQLLTAGLSNTIFGKENVIDKSQRDLLETLSELSFEKYNALKQHELFLPYLENRSTLKYYSNANIGSRPGKRGNKAKLEFSDLRAISFVGSWSQLKQNVPGYYGIGTALKQLKDEGRMPELKKMYKEVAFFRALMLNSMMSLTKCYFELTSYMKEDEVYKGFWEMLYREYKLSKQMLLQLSGYKVLMENESVSRESVKIRENIVLPLLVIQQYALHRIAEGTDRKELYEKIVTRSLYGNINASRNSA encoded by the coding sequence ATGAGCCAGGTCGAACGACTGAAAGAATTCAAAAAATCCGTACGCAATAAATTTAACATCTATAACAGCCTCTTCCTGAACCTGCCCTATACGGAAGGGGAAAATGTGGGCATCTATATCCCACTTTTGTTTCAGCAATGTGATCGCGGGCTCAAATCGGGGAAGAACCCGACGGAAATCCTCGACGATTTCTTTGAGAATTTTACCCAGGCGACAGACGAGAAGGAGCGCATCGACCTGATGTTTCGGATAATCCAGTACGTGGAACGCCAGGTGGTGCTCTACGACAGCGTGGAGGATGCCGCTTTCCCCAGGCTCCACGTGCACACGGATTCCCTGTCCATCCGCGACTATTTCCAGCTGGCCAAAAAGAACAAGCGCTGGGACAAGGTTTCTAAAAAGCTGGAATCCTTCAGCGCCCGTATCGTCCTGACGGCCCACCCGACGCAGTTTTACACGCCGGCCGTACTGGACATCATCGCCGAGCTCCGCACGCTGATTCTGGAGAACAAGATCGACGAGATCGACGTGACCCTCCAGCAGCTGGGCCTTACCTCCCTGATCAACAGTAAAAAGCCGACTCCCCTGGACGAGGCCAAAAACATCATCTATACGCTTCGCCATGTTTACTACCAGGCAGTCGGAGACCTCTATGCGTATATCAAGGGGAGTATCGAAAACGACGCGTACGACAACCCGGACATCATCAAGCTGGGCTTCTGGCCGGGCGGCGACCGGGACGGGAACCCCTATGTCACCGCGGATATCACCATGGACGTGGCCGACGAACTCCGCACCACCCTGATGAAATGTTATTACAACGACCTGAAAACCCTGCAGAAGCGCATCTCGTTCCGCGGGGTACAGGAACAAATGCAGCAATTGCGGGGCAAGGCCTATGTGGCCATGTTCGATACGAGTAAAACCCTGTCTTATGAGGAGATGATCGAAACCCTGAGGGAAATTCGGGAAATCCTCGTACGGGACTACTACGGGCTTTACCTGAAGGAACTCGACCATTTTATCGACAAGGTGCGATTGTTTAAAACGCACTTCGCCACGTTGGATATTCGCCAGGATCACAGCAAGCACTACCAGGTGGTGGAGACGGTGCTCCGGCACCATGGCCTCATTAAAGAATCCCTGGACGAATTACCGGAGGAGCGCCTGGTGGAGTTGCTGACCCGGGAATCCCTGGAACTCGACCCGTCGGCCTATGACGACCCCATCGTGAAGGATACGCTGGTCAATATGGCACAGCTCGAGGAGATCCAGCGCAAAAACGGGGAAGACGGCTGTAACCGGTATATCATCAGCAACTCGGAGGATATCTTCTCCGTCCTCTTTGTGTTCGGGCTGTTGCGCTGGTCCGGTTGGAAAAACCGGGACCTGACCTTCGATATCATCCCGCTCTTTGAGACCATGAAGGGGATGGCCGAGGCGGAATCCGTGATGCAAACCCTGTTCGACCTGCCGGAATACCGGGCCCATGTGGCCCAGCGGCGGGACCTGCAGACCATTATGCTCGGGTTTTCAGACGGGACCAAGGACGGGGGGTACCTGAAGGCCAACTGGTCGATATTCAAAACCAAGGAAACCCTTTCCCGTGTTTGCCGGCGCAACAAGATCAAGGCGATATTCTTCGACGGCCGCGGCGGCCCGCCCGCCCGGGGCGGCGGCAAAACCCACCGGTTTTATGCAGCCCAGACCAAGGCCATCGCCAACCACGAAATCCAGCTGACCGTACAGGGGCAGACTATTACCAGTACCTTCGGCACCAAGGAATTGTTTATGCATAACAGCGAACAGCTGCTGACTGCAGGCCTTTCAAACACAATCTTCGGCAAGGAGAACGTCATCGACAAATCCCAGCGGGACTTGCTCGAAACCCTGTCCGAGCTGAGTTTTGAAAAATACAATGCCCTCAAGCAGCACGAGCTCTTCCTGCCTTACCTGGAAAATCGGAGCACGCTGAAATATTATTCAAACGCCAATATCGGCAGCCGCCCCGGGAAACGGGGCAATAAAGCGAAGCTGGAATTCTCCGACCTGCGGGCCATTTCGTTTGTCGGTTCCTGGAGCCAGCTCAAGCAGAATGTCCCCGGCTACTATGGCATTGGGACGGCCCTGAAACAACTCAAGGACGAGGGGCGGATGCCCGAACTCAAGAAGATGTATAAGGAGGTTGCTTTCTTCCGGGCCCTGATGCTCAACAGCATGATGAGTCTCACCAAATGTTATTTTGAACTCACCAGCTATATGAAGGAGGACGAGGTTTATAAGGGGTTCTGGGAGATGCTGTACCGGGAGTATAAGCTCTCAAAACAGATGCTCCTGCAGCTCTCCGGCTACAAAGTCCTGATGGAAAATGAGTCGGTTTCCCGGGAGTCCGTGAAAATTCGCGAGAACATTGTGCTGCCCCTTTTGGTTATCCAACAATACGCCCTGCATCGAATTGCCGAGGGCACGGACCGGAAGGAACTCTACGAAAAGATCGTGACCCGCTCCCTCTACGGCAATATCAATGCGAGCCGGAACTCAGCCTGA
- a CDS encoding uracil-DNA glycosylase family protein, with product MFEHVHPYPPFVFERATRWVVGTLPPPRFTTGELLPGDVDFCYGSRDGQLWPILDRIFNLGLKFENTAEAIDQRKRFLMARGIGICDIVDRARREKVDASDTGMREIRLRDLTGLLRQFPSVDTLLFTGGNSKNGPEYLFRRHLADSGLRLSSVVDRVPRIHRFVLPGKGGSNREIRTVSLTAPSGSANRAVGSMPAYKSRKAADPAYTTLDFRVEQYEPFF from the coding sequence ATGTTTGAGCACGTCCATCCATACCCGCCTTTTGTATTTGAGCGAGCCACGCGCTGGGTAGTGGGTACGCTGCCGCCGCCGCGGTTTACCACCGGGGAATTGCTGCCGGGGGATGTGGATTTTTGCTACGGCAGCCGCGACGGCCAGCTCTGGCCCATCCTGGACCGGATTTTTAACCTGGGCCTAAAATTCGAGAATACGGCAGAGGCTATCGACCAGAGAAAGCGCTTTTTGATGGCCCGCGGCATTGGCATTTGTGATATTGTAGACCGTGCCCGCCGGGAAAAGGTGGATGCCTCGGACACCGGGATGCGGGAGATCCGGCTGCGCGACCTGACCGGACTGCTGCGGCAATTCCCGTCGGTGGATACCCTCCTCTTTACGGGAGGCAACAGCAAGAATGGCCCGGAATACCTCTTCCGCAGGCACCTGGCCGATTCGGGGCTCAGGCTCAGTTCGGTGGTGGACCGGGTTCCCCGTATCCACCGGTTCGTCCTGCCCGGTAAGGGCGGTTCCAACCGGGAAATCCGGACGGTTTCCCTTACTGCGCCTTCCGGTTCTGCCAACCGGGCCGTAGGCAGCATGCCGGCATACAAGTCGCGAAAAGCGGCCGATCCTGCCTATACCACCCTGGACTTCAGGGTGGAGCAATACGAACCGTTTTTCTAG
- a CDS encoding 30S ribosomal protein THX, with product MGKGDKKTKRGKIANKSFGARRPRKIRKKTPVEEKINIKGKS from the coding sequence ATGGGCAAGGGAGACAAAAAGACGAAAAGGGGTAAAATCGCCAACAAATCCTTTGGCGCCAGGCGCCCCCGTAAAATCCGGAAAAAAACTCCGGTAGAGGAAAAAATCAATATCAAGGGCAAATCCTGA
- the yaaA gene encoding peroxide stress protein YaaA, whose translation MKIVLSPAKSLDFETGLPTERYSQPRFTEEAARINKVLAKKKPRSLARLMDISQELSELNWTRNQEFSLPFTPGNARPAVFAFNGDVYQGLDAYTLEPGQLDALQEKLRILSGLYGLLRPLDLIQPYRLEMGTQLRLGRKKNLYEFWKKKLTDQLNSEMAEGDVLVNLASKEYFSALDSKNLKAPVVTPVFKDWSKDKLRIISFFAKKARGSMVRYILDQGIDRPEGLLGFDYDDYQYSKEHTLREDQPVFVR comes from the coding sequence ATGAAAATTGTCCTGTCCCCGGCCAAATCCCTGGATTTTGAAACCGGGCTGCCCACGGAGCGGTATTCGCAACCCCGGTTTACCGAGGAAGCCGCCCGGATCAATAAAGTGCTGGCCAAGAAAAAACCGCGCTCCCTGGCGCGCCTGATGGACATATCCCAGGAACTCTCCGAATTGAACTGGACCCGCAACCAGGAATTTTCCCTCCCGTTTACACCCGGGAATGCACGCCCGGCGGTATTCGCGTTCAACGGGGACGTCTACCAGGGACTCGACGCCTATACGCTGGAACCGGGTCAATTGGACGCCCTCCAGGAGAAGCTCCGGATTCTCTCCGGTCTCTACGGCCTGCTCCGTCCGCTGGACCTGATCCAGCCGTATCGCCTGGAGATGGGCACCCAATTGCGGTTGGGGAGGAAAAAGAACCTGTATGAGTTCTGGAAGAAAAAACTCACCGACCAGTTAAATTCGGAAATGGCGGAGGGGGATGTACTGGTCAACCTGGCGAGTAAGGAGTATTTCAGCGCCCTGGACAGCAAGAACCTCAAAGCCCCGGTGGTAACCCCGGTTTTTAAGGATTGGAGCAAGGACAAGCTCCGGATCATCAGTTTCTTTGCCAAAAAGGCGCGGGGTTCCATGGTGCGGTACATCCTGGATCAGGGGATCGACCGGCCGGAAGGATTGCTGGGATTCGATTACGACGATTACCAGTACAGCAAGGAACACACCCTGCGGGAAGACCAGCCCGTTTTTGTGCGATGA
- a CDS encoding RluA family pseudouridine synthase yields the protein MAAHSQQEDPEEDELFEHYSFTADTGQKPLRVDKFLMTRIRNATRNKIQQAARDGNIRANEQVIKQNYRVKPGDTIRVLFEHPPYENLLLPEDIPLDIVYEDEVLLVVNKPAGMVVHPGHGNYTGTLVNALVHHLDQLPLNSDNRPGLVHRIDKETSGLLVIAKTEAAMANLARQFFDKTTRREYLALVWGNVADDSGTVEGPIGRNPKNRLQMQVFPDGSQGKEAVTHYRVEERLGYVTLVSCRLETGRTHQIRVHMQHIGHTIFNDSRYGGDRILKGTSFTKYKQFVENAFKILPRQALHARTLGFTHPLSGKELDFEAPVPEDMAACIIKWRDYAKHRLE from the coding sequence ATGGCAGCGCACTCCCAACAGGAAGACCCGGAAGAAGACGAATTATTTGAGCATTACAGCTTTACCGCGGATACGGGCCAGAAACCCCTCCGGGTAGACAAATTCCTGATGACCCGCATCCGGAACGCCACCCGCAACAAGATCCAGCAGGCGGCCCGGGACGGCAATATCCGGGCCAACGAACAGGTGATCAAACAAAATTACCGCGTCAAACCCGGGGATACGATCCGCGTGTTGTTCGAACACCCGCCTTACGAGAACCTCTTGTTGCCCGAGGACATCCCGCTGGATATTGTCTATGAGGACGAGGTGCTGCTGGTGGTAAACAAGCCAGCCGGGATGGTGGTCCACCCGGGCCACGGAAATTATACCGGTACCCTGGTCAATGCCCTGGTCCACCACCTGGACCAGCTTCCGTTAAATTCGGATAATCGCCCGGGCCTCGTCCACCGCATCGACAAGGAGACCTCCGGCCTGCTGGTCATTGCCAAGACGGAAGCCGCCATGGCCAACCTGGCCCGGCAATTTTTCGACAAGACCACCCGGAGGGAGTACCTGGCCCTGGTCTGGGGGAATGTTGCCGACGATTCGGGCACCGTGGAGGGGCCTATCGGCAGGAACCCGAAAAACCGGCTGCAGATGCAGGTGTTCCCGGACGGCTCCCAGGGCAAGGAGGCCGTGACGCATTACCGGGTTGAGGAACGCCTGGGGTATGTCACCCTGGTTTCCTGCAGGCTGGAAACCGGACGGACCCACCAGATCCGCGTCCATATGCAGCACATTGGCCATACAATCTTCAACGACTCCCGCTATGGGGGCGACCGCATCCTCAAGGGGACTTCTTTTACCAAGTACAAACAGTTTGTGGAGAACGCCTTCAAGATCCTGCCCCGTCAGGCCCTACATGCCAGGACCCTTGGCTTTACCCACCCGCTGAGCGGGAAGGAGCTGGATTTTGAGGCCCCGGTGCCTGAAGATATGGCGGCCTGTATTATCAAATGGCGGGACTACGCAAAGCACCGCCTGGAATAG
- a CDS encoding PASTA domain-containing protein: MRNFLNFLRSRVFLINLALALVAVVVISFVTLQWLESTTRHGEFVQVPDLGRMSVPEMRQAVEAAGLRYEVVDSANFDPEYPRFSIIEQNPPAGNRVKENRKIYVTVNPSGYKKVSVPDIIQVTQRNAESMLRAVGLEVERVTYIDELGKDMVYRIRHDGKYINPGDKLPKTSRVELICGNGNIPDQARIQSESD; the protein is encoded by the coding sequence ATGCGCAACTTCCTGAATTTTCTACGCTCCCGGGTATTTTTGATCAACCTGGCACTCGCCCTGGTGGCGGTCGTGGTGATTTCCTTTGTGACGCTGCAGTGGCTCGAGAGCACTACCCGCCACGGGGAGTTTGTGCAGGTACCCGACCTGGGGCGGATGTCCGTTCCCGAGATGCGCCAGGCGGTAGAGGCAGCCGGGTTGCGTTACGAGGTGGTGGACTCTGCCAATTTTGACCCGGAGTACCCGCGGTTTTCGATTATCGAGCAAAACCCGCCGGCGGGCAACCGCGTCAAGGAGAACCGGAAAATCTACGTGACGGTGAACCCGTCGGGATACAAGAAAGTCAGCGTCCCGGACATCATCCAGGTAACCCAACGCAATGCGGAGTCCATGTTGCGGGCCGTTGGCCTGGAGGTGGAACGCGTCACCTACATCGACGAACTGGGCAAGGATATGGTCTATCGCATCCGGCACGACGGCAAATACATCAACCCGGGCGACAAACTACCGAAAACCTCCCGGGTAGAACTGATCTGCGGCAACGGGAATATCCCGGATCAGGCCCGGATCCAATCGGAATCCGATTGA
- a CDS encoding D-alanine--D-alanine ligase produces MGSTKKIAVIMGGYSSEYEISLKSGEVVCKWLDRDQYDPYRILIRRDKWVMLGDSGREYPVSRHDFSVELEDGTLRFDCVFNAIHGTPGENGLMQAYFELIGMPQTSCGFYQAAVTFNKRDLLGILKSAGVPAARSYHLDRGQELNQQAILDAVGLPCFVKANRAGSSFGVSLVREASGLQAAVENALKEDDEILIEAALQGTEVSVGVIRYQGATRVLPITEIVSENDFFDYQAKYEGKSREITPARIPEDTAEKVRELAARIYDRLRMTGYSRSEFILVDGEPHLLEVNTTPGLTEASILPQQAACAGISLTELFGSAIADALDKNG; encoded by the coding sequence ATGGGATCCACCAAAAAAATTGCCGTGATCATGGGCGGCTATTCCAGCGAATACGAAATTTCCCTGAAAAGCGGGGAGGTTGTCTGCAAGTGGCTGGACCGCGATCAATACGACCCGTACCGCATCCTGATCCGCCGCGATAAATGGGTGATGCTGGGGGATTCCGGCCGGGAATACCCCGTCAGCCGGCACGACTTCAGCGTCGAACTGGAGGACGGCACACTCCGGTTCGACTGCGTCTTCAATGCCATACACGGTACCCCGGGGGAAAACGGTCTGATGCAGGCCTATTTTGAATTGATCGGCATGCCCCAGACTTCCTGCGGTTTTTACCAGGCGGCGGTTACCTTTAATAAACGCGACCTGCTGGGTATCCTGAAATCCGCCGGGGTGCCGGCTGCCCGGTCCTACCACCTGGACAGGGGCCAGGAGCTCAACCAGCAGGCCATCCTGGATGCGGTGGGCCTGCCGTGTTTTGTAAAGGCCAACCGGGCGGGCAGCAGTTTCGGGGTGAGCCTGGTTCGGGAAGCCTCCGGCCTGCAGGCCGCTGTTGAAAACGCCCTGAAGGAAGACGACGAAATCCTGATCGAAGCAGCCCTCCAGGGCACCGAGGTCTCCGTGGGGGTGATCCGCTACCAGGGGGCCACCCGCGTACTGCCCATCACCGAAATCGTTTCGGAAAACGATTTCTTCGACTACCAGGCCAAATACGAAGGCAAGTCGCGGGAAATTACCCCGGCCCGGATCCCGGAAGACACTGCAGAAAAAGTTCGGGAGCTCGCGGCGCGGATCTACGACCGGCTCCGGATGACCGGGTACAGCCGCTCGGAGTTTATCCTGGTGGATGGGGAGCCCCACTTGCTCGAAGTAAACACCACCCCCGGGCTTACCGAGGCGAGCATCCTGCCCCAGCAGGCCGCCTGTGCCGGCATCTCGCTTACCGAACTGTTCGGGAGCGCCATTGCGGACGCTTTGGACAAAAATGGTTAG
- the coaD gene encoding pantetheine-phosphate adenylyltransferase, which yields MKRAVFPGSFDPITLGHYDIIQRGVSLFDELIIAIGENAEKSYMFGLEQRMDFIREAFRDTPAISVQSYSGLTVDFCRKVDAGFILRGLRNPADFEFEKAIAHTNRKLSEIETVFLLTSSGKSYISSSIVRDVIRNGGDYTGLVPDTVRF from the coding sequence ATGAAACGCGCTGTCTTTCCGGGGTCCTTTGACCCGATCACCCTGGGGCATTACGACATTATCCAACGGGGCGTCTCCCTTTTTGACGAGTTGATCATCGCCATTGGGGAGAATGCTGAAAAATCCTATATGTTCGGACTCGAACAGCGCATGGATTTTATCCGGGAGGCGTTCCGCGATACGCCCGCCATCAGCGTACAATCCTACAGCGGGCTCACCGTGGACTTTTGCCGGAAGGTAGACGCCGGGTTCATCCTTCGCGGCCTGCGAAACCCGGCCGATTTTGAGTTTGAGAAAGCCATCGCCCATACCAACCGGAAGCTTTCGGAGATCGAAACCGTTTTTTTGCTCACCTCTTCCGGAAAATCCTATATCAGTTCGTCCATTGTCCGGGATGTCATCCGCAATGGCGGTGACTATACCGGGCTCGTACCGGATACTGTAAGATTCTGA